The following proteins are encoded in a genomic region of Aerococcaceae bacterium DSM 111021:
- a CDS encoding response regulator transcription factor, protein MVEILICDDQEFITECLSKYILDQIIIKDLNITVKSFLTGESLIEYLQYAQPKKRIILLDIEMIPMDGLSVAKYIRNALNDYTTEIIFVTGTNGYERDLFEVRPSGFISKPINFDALYNTLTRVYNLLNSEHVYFQYSQHGIKKSIRLDDILYFESMNRKIKLVSTNHTDSFYEKMTTLNNRLVDYPHFVSCHRSFTINVNKIIRREGSRLIMTDNKSIPISNNKKDLVEKALLQFI, encoded by the coding sequence ATGGTCGAAATATTAATTTGTGATGATCAGGAATTTATTACAGAGTGCTTAAGTAAATATATACTGGATCAAATTATTATTAAAGACTTAAATATTACAGTTAAAAGTTTTTTGACAGGCGAAAGCCTAATCGAATACTTGCAATATGCTCAACCAAAAAAACGGATTATCTTATTAGATATTGAAATGATTCCTATGGACGGCTTATCAGTAGCAAAGTATATTCGTAATGCTTTAAATGATTATACAACTGAAATTATTTTTGTAACAGGTACAAATGGTTATGAACGTGATTTGTTTGAAGTTCGTCCTTCTGGGTTTATTTCTAAGCCGATTAATTTTGATGCTCTTTACAACACGCTCACAAGAGTTTATAACCTTCTGAACTCTGAACATGTATATTTCCAGTACTCTCAACATGGAATAAAGAAATCAATTCGCTTAGATGACATCCTCTATTTTGAGAGCATGAATCGGAAAATTAAGTTAGTAAGTACAAACCACACTGATTCATTTTACGAAAAAATGACTACACTAAACAACAGACTTGTTGATTATCCTCACTTTGTCTCTTGCCATCGATCTTTTACTATCAATGTTAATAAGATTATAAGAAGAGAAGGATCCCGTCTTATAATGACCGATAATAAGTCTATTCCCATTAGCAATAATAAAAAAGACTTGGTTGAAAAAGCTTTGTTGCAATTTATATAG
- a CDS encoding aminoglycoside 3'-phosphotransferase → MNLVIPKEIRKYIDNQNFQIDLIGKSKAKKMILDDCVLKIESSSDEVKNEVLMLNWWNNYHLPVPEILENIQVEGINYLLMEKLKGDPSYEVIVRRSTEDLIELLADSLKLLWKVDITHCPSSQLLEDKLAAAKERVEKNLVDVNDAEEGTFGEDGFNSPEALWDWLDNNRPEEEKLVLSHGDFSLPNLIASGSYLTGFIDLGQSGISDIYQDIALCYRSLLDNLRGKFGVLRTYTEYEVENYGKLFFQKIGIEPDWDKIKYYILLDELF, encoded by the coding sequence ATGAATCTAGTAATACCCAAAGAAATCCGAAAATATATTGATAACCAGAATTTTCAAATTGATTTGATAGGTAAATCGAAGGCAAAGAAAATGATTTTAGATGATTGCGTTCTTAAGATAGAATCATCTTCTGATGAAGTTAAAAACGAAGTGCTAATGCTTAATTGGTGGAATAATTATCATCTACCAGTACCTGAAATTTTAGAAAATATTCAAGTAGAAGGAATAAACTACTTATTAATGGAAAAATTAAAAGGAGATCCGTCATATGAAGTCATTGTCAGACGATCAACTGAGGATTTAATTGAGTTGTTAGCTGATAGTTTAAAGTTACTTTGGAAAGTGGATATAACACATTGCCCCAGTTCACAATTGTTAGAAGACAAGTTAGCAGCAGCAAAAGAGCGAGTAGAAAAGAACTTGGTTGATGTGAATGATGCTGAGGAAGGAACGTTTGGTGAAGATGGATTCAATAGCCCAGAGGCATTATGGGATTGGTTGGATAATAATCGTCCTGAAGAAGAGAAATTAGTATTGTCTCATGGAGATTTTAGTTTACCTAATCTAATTGCTAGTGGTTCCTACTTAACAGGCTTTATTGACCTTGGGCAAAGTGGTATATCAGATATCTACCAAGATATAGCTTTATGTTACCGAAGCTTATTGGATAATCTTCGTGGTAAATTCGGTGTACTAAGAACCTATACTGAATACGAAGTTGAAAATTACGGGAAGTTGTTCTTCCAAAAAATAGGGATAGAGCCTGATTGGGATAAGATTAAGTATTATATCTTGTTGGATGAGTTGTTTTAA
- a CDS encoding endonuclease/exonuclease/phosphatase family protein: MNVLTLNTHSWMEEDPELKLRQIVDYIAKEDFQIIALQEINQTMEAKEIVDDLFIQASGEMYPVAIKEDNFAYLIVQLLKERGLHYYWSWTANHIGYDVYDEGVAILSKTPFSPESFLVSEISDYANLYTRRVLKGNVSLEGKEWVVFSCHYSWWLDPSGDHLFKYEWDNTLPHIEKESQKIHLFMGDFNNEARLRDEGYDYIKTTAPQLKDAYVQAEEKIGSATVLSAIDGWEGHTDEKRIDYIFTDYPGEVKNCRVVFDGKKEPVVSDHFGVAVEFN, from the coding sequence TTGAACGTTTTAACACTGAATACGCATTCATGGATGGAAGAGGATCCAGAATTAAAATTAAGACAAATCGTTGATTATATTGCCAAAGAAGATTTTCAAATTATCGCTCTTCAGGAAATTAATCAAACGATGGAAGCGAAAGAAATTGTGGACGATTTATTTATCCAAGCTTCTGGAGAAATGTATCCTGTTGCTATAAAGGAAGATAACTTTGCATATCTCATCGTTCAGTTGCTAAAAGAGCGTGGACTTCATTACTATTGGAGTTGGACAGCCAATCATATTGGCTATGATGTGTACGATGAAGGTGTGGCTATTTTATCCAAAACACCTTTCAGTCCAGAAAGTTTCTTAGTGTCTGAAATATCGGATTATGCGAATCTCTACACCAGAAGAGTTCTAAAAGGTAATGTAAGCCTTGAAGGTAAAGAATGGGTAGTCTTTTCATGCCACTACTCTTGGTGGTTAGATCCATCAGGTGATCATTTATTCAAGTATGAATGGGATAATACGCTTCCTCATATTGAAAAAGAGAGTCAGAAGATTCATCTTTTTATGGGTGATTTTAATAACGAGGCGAGGCTTAGAGATGAAGGTTATGACTATATAAAAACGACGGCTCCTCAATTAAAAGATGCCTATGTTCAGGCAGAAGAAAAGATTGGATCTGCAACCGTTTTGAGTGCTATTGACGGATGGGAAGGCCATACGGATGAAAAAAGAATCGATTATATCTTTACGGATTACCCGGGAGAAGTTAAAAATTGCCGAGTTGTTTTTGATGGCAAAAAAGAACCCGTCGTGAGCGATCACTTTGGAGTAGCAGTTGAATTTAATTAA
- a CDS encoding PTS transporter subunit EIIC, with product MKKIFNFEFWQKFGKALMGVIAVMPAAGLMISIGGSLPLINPDMQALISIGSVIENIGWAIIGNLHILFALAIGGSWAKDRAGGAFAAGISFILINRITGAIFGVTSEMLADPNAVTQTLFGAEIPIDGYFVSILEAPALNMGVFVGIIAGFMGAVAYNKYYNFRKLPDALSFFNGKRFVPFVVILWSLIASIVLAIVWPFIQSGINSFGVWIAGSQESAPVLAPFLFGTLERLLLPFGLHHMLTIPINYTPLGGTYEVLTGAQQGAMVFGQDPLWLAWVRDLINLDAAGDTATYQALLNNVVPARFKVGQMIGSSGILMGLSYAMYKNVDKDKRKTHKSMYVSAALAVFLTGVTEPLEFMFMFAAMPLYIVYAVIQGAAFAMADIVNLRVHSFGNIELLTRTPLAIRAGLGMDLINFVWVTLLFGILTYFIANFLIKKFNYATPGRNGNYEGGEVASENGEPVDATQQVYDIIHLLGGKENIADVDACMTRLRVSVNDIDSVGDENAWKKAGAMGLVKKNKGVQAVYGPKADVLKSDIMDVLSSNAPIPESKLDETPEMDEKEVVATDSKGLATAIFPVAKGDVLPITEVNDEVFAQKMMGDGYAVNPSSNTVVSPVDGTIQSVFPTKHAIGIETASGIEVLIHLGIDTVELEGEGFEIFVEEGQEVIAGDKIAEMDLASIKKAEKDTTIMVVFTNLTENQDFEFIQTNDISEDTEIGRVNERNIG from the coding sequence ATGAAAAAAATATTTAATTTTGAATTTTGGCAAAAATTCGGGAAAGCCTTAATGGGCGTTATTGCTGTTATGCCAGCTGCAGGATTAATGATTAGTATTGGTGGATCACTTCCTCTAATTAATCCAGATATGCAAGCTTTGATTTCGATTGGTAGTGTGATTGAGAATATTGGTTGGGCAATTATTGGAAACTTACATATCTTATTTGCATTAGCAATCGGTGGAAGTTGGGCAAAAGATAGAGCTGGGGGTGCCTTTGCTGCCGGGATCAGTTTTATTCTAATTAACCGAATTACAGGAGCGATTTTTGGCGTAACCAGTGAAATGTTAGCTGACCCAAATGCAGTAACACAAACATTATTTGGAGCAGAAATACCAATTGATGGTTATTTTGTTAGTATTTTAGAGGCACCAGCTTTAAATATGGGGGTTTTCGTCGGTATTATTGCGGGATTTATGGGAGCGGTTGCTTACAATAAATATTATAATTTTAGAAAACTACCCGATGCCTTATCCTTCTTTAACGGAAAACGATTTGTACCATTTGTTGTTATCTTATGGTCTTTAATTGCTTCAATTGTATTAGCGATTGTTTGGCCATTTATTCAAAGTGGTATTAATAGTTTCGGTGTATGGATTGCTGGATCACAAGAATCAGCTCCAGTCTTAGCTCCATTCTTATTTGGTACATTAGAGCGTCTATTATTACCATTTGGTTTACACCACATGTTAACTATTCCAATTAACTACACACCTCTTGGAGGAACCTATGAAGTATTAACTGGTGCACAGCAGGGTGCTATGGTATTCGGTCAAGACCCGCTATGGTTAGCATGGGTAAGAGATTTAATTAACTTAGATGCTGCTGGTGATACAGCAACTTATCAAGCATTATTAAATAATGTAGTCCCTGCTCGTTTTAAAGTCGGACAAATGATTGGATCATCAGGTATCTTAATGGGTCTATCTTATGCCATGTATAAAAATGTCGATAAAGACAAACGAAAAACACATAAATCAATGTATGTATCAGCTGCTTTAGCTGTATTTTTAACAGGTGTTACAGAACCACTTGAGTTTATGTTTATGTTCGCAGCTATGCCTTTGTATATCGTTTATGCGGTAATCCAAGGAGCAGCATTTGCGATGGCTGATATCGTAAACTTACGTGTTCACTCGTTTGGTAATATTGAATTGCTTACACGTACGCCATTAGCGATTCGTGCGGGACTAGGTATGGACTTAATTAACTTTGTTTGGGTAACCCTTCTATTCGGAATATTGACTTACTTTATTGCAAACTTCTTAATTAAGAAATTCAATTATGCAACACCAGGACGTAATGGAAATTACGAAGGTGGAGAAGTAGCATCTGAAAATGGAGAGCCTGTAGATGCTACACAACAAGTGTATGATATTATTCACTTATTAGGTGGTAAAGAAAACATTGCAGATGTAGATGCTTGTATGACTCGCTTACGTGTTTCTGTTAATGATATTGATTCTGTTGGAGACGAAAACGCTTGGAAAAAAGCAGGCGCAATGGGGCTTGTGAAGAAAAATAAAGGAGTTCAAGCAGTTTATGGACCGAAAGCAGATGTCTTAAAATCTGATATTATGGATGTATTGAGCTCTAATGCACCTATTCCAGAATCTAAACTTGATGAAACACCTGAAATGGATGAAAAGGAAGTAGTGGCTACAGATTCAAAAGGACTCGCAACAGCAATTTTCCCTGTAGCAAAAGGTGACGTGCTTCCGATTACTGAAGTAAATGATGAAGTATTTGCTCAGAAAATGATGGGTGACGGCTATGCAGTGAACCCTTCATCAAATACAGTCGTCTCTCCAGTAGATGGTACAATTCAAAGTGTCTTCCCAACCAAACATGCAATTGGTATTGAAACAGCAAGTGGAATTGAAGTACTTATTCATTTAGGAATAGATACAGTTGAATTAGAAGGTGAAGGTTTTGAAATCTTTGTTGAAGAAGGTCAAGAAGTCATTGCAGGAGATAAAATAGCTGAAATGGACTTGGCTTCGATTAAAAAAGCAGAAAAAGATACCACTATCATGGTTGTTTTTACGAACTTGACAGAAAATCAAGACTTTGAGTTCATTCAAACGAATGATATCTCCGAAGATACAGAGATTGGTCGAGTGAATGAAAGAAACATTGGTTAG
- a CDS encoding IS4 family transposase has protein sequence MDKYKTKMTINKWFSYIKLEQLSLDSRQAIEQFDRYAKKLTFKKAIKLFLYAINDETESLRHLDQQLVNPNLKKVMGIDSISYSQLSRALRALEPSVLLEVFNHSLSLVHKKTKVKSKEKLYLIDSTTFSFSKKSYPWAHFRPTKASIKLHLKVCFMNERWVHPEQFEVSPASEHDHEHLEVFINEPLATYVFDRGYLDFAQFDQMHWDGYFFVSRIKKNTKVHVQGHLDVPKGTGIISDQLVQLGSQVYLTSLFRLVTIERKQQANLRIITNRMDVSAEEISKMYQSRWQIELFFKHIKQHMTIKNYFSKSEEGVENQVILALIVYLLTLLIKLELDLKQTVFHVLRHLRALQYESFELFKEIFEPD, from the coding sequence ATGGATAAGTATAAAACAAAAATGACAATAAATAAATGGTTTTCGTATATTAAATTAGAACAATTAAGCTTAGATTCTCGTCAAGCCATCGAACAATTTGATCGTTATGCAAAGAAATTGACATTTAAGAAAGCAATAAAGCTCTTTCTGTATGCCATTAACGATGAAACCGAAAGTTTACGACACCTAGACCAACAACTTGTCAATCCGAATTTGAAAAAAGTAATGGGGATAGACTCTATCAGTTACTCTCAGCTTTCTCGTGCCCTACGGGCACTTGAACCAAGTGTATTACTGGAGGTTTTTAATCATTCACTTTCTCTTGTGCATAAAAAGACGAAGGTAAAGTCGAAAGAAAAACTCTATCTGATTGATTCCACAACCTTTTCATTTAGCAAGAAATCCTATCCATGGGCGCATTTTAGACCGACAAAAGCTAGCATAAAGTTACATTTAAAAGTCTGCTTCATGAATGAACGTTGGGTGCACCCTGAACAATTTGAAGTATCTCCTGCTTCTGAACATGATCATGAGCACTTAGAGGTCTTTATCAATGAGCCATTGGCTACATACGTTTTTGATCGTGGGTATCTTGATTTCGCTCAATTCGATCAAATGCATTGGGATGGGTATTTCTTCGTTTCTCGGATTAAGAAGAATACGAAGGTACATGTGCAAGGCCATCTAGACGTTCCTAAAGGAACGGGTATTATCAGTGACCAGTTGGTTCAATTGGGCAGTCAAGTCTACTTGACGAGTCTCTTTCGACTTGTGACGATAGAAAGAAAGCAGCAAGCCAATTTAAGAATTATCACCAACCGCATGGATGTATCAGCTGAAGAGATTAGTAAAATGTATCAATCACGATGGCAAATCGAGCTCTTTTTCAAGCATATCAAGCAACACATGACGATTAAAAACTACTTTTCAAAGTCAGAAGAAGGTGTGGAAAATCAAGTCATACTGGCACTGATTGTCTACTTACTGACCTTACTCATCAAGCTTGAATTAGACTTAAAACAAACAGTTTTCCACGTTTTAAGGCATTTACGAGCGTTACAGTATGAATCGTTCGAATTATTTAAGGAAATATTCGAACCTGACTAA
- a CDS encoding NAD(P)-dependent oxidoreductase yields MAKILITGATGTIGVELAKHLITKHALTLVGRDFSDLPDDIQAKATIVKRDLLDPDNWNGLLDGIEYVIQLAGEADQDADFYDSLLDLNYKIPHNLYNEATKAKDLKRIIVASSIHIVDGYPDGVEVKTTDPIRPANLYGVSKAYLEGLAAYHAYSNGIESIAIRIADYKVSDDELDEEVDEYGMAMYLSKEDMNRLIDGCIEAELKEPFLIVNGVSNNTFTRLSNEEAKVNLGYDPQDNAFEKKNIF; encoded by the coding sequence ATGGCAAAGATACTCATAACTGGAGCAACAGGTACCATTGGTGTCGAATTAGCAAAGCATCTTATTACTAAACACGCGCTTACTTTAGTCGGACGTGATTTTTCTGACCTTCCTGACGATATTCAAGCTAAAGCAACCATTGTTAAACGCGATTTACTTGATCCTGACAATTGGAACGGCTTACTAGATGGCATCGAATATGTCATTCAATTAGCTGGAGAAGCTGACCAAGATGCTGATTTTTATGACAGTTTATTAGATTTAAACTACAAAATCCCACATAACTTATATAATGAAGCGACTAAAGCGAAAGACTTGAAGCGCATCATTGTCGCTAGTTCTATCCATATCGTTGATGGTTATCCAGACGGTGTTGAAGTCAAGACCACGGATCCAATCCGTCCTGCTAACTTATACGGCGTATCTAAAGCATACTTAGAAGGGTTAGCTGCTTACCATGCTTATTCAAATGGCATTGAGTCTATTGCGATTCGGATCGCAGATTATAAAGTGAGCGACGATGAATTAGACGAAGAAGTTGATGAGTACGGCATGGCGATGTACTTATCTAAAGAGGATATGAATCGTCTTATAGATGGCTGTATCGAAGCAGAATTAAAAGAACCCTTCTTAATTGTTAATGGTGTCTCTAATAATACGTTCACTCGTCTATCCAATGAAGAAGCAAAAGTCAATTTGGGCTATGACCCTCAAGATAATGCGTTCGAGAAGAAGAATATTTTTTAA
- a CDS encoding DNA alkylation repair protein, whose product MDTEQLITEMKGHRTDDAQAMSAYLRNQFPFIGLKSVARRNIIKPYFKDAKQEARALSKVNPDTPIIDWNFVQECWQQEEREFQYVATDYLNDMQTYLKKDDINHLKKLITTKSWWDSVDALVKRVGYLQTQYPELKETIIEWSVSDDLWLRRVAIVHQLSMKEATDTQLLTRTIMNNLGSDEFFVNKAIGWALRDYARINEEWVKNFLRQYQTELAPLSIREASKHINM is encoded by the coding sequence ATGGATACTGAACAATTAATCACAGAGATGAAAGGCCACCGAACAGACGATGCCCAAGCAATGTCAGCGTACTTAAGAAATCAGTTTCCTTTTATAGGTCTTAAAAGCGTGGCACGTCGGAATATAATAAAGCCGTATTTCAAAGATGCTAAACAAGAAGCACGAGCACTGTCTAAAGTGAATCCAGATACACCTATTATCGATTGGAATTTCGTCCAAGAATGTTGGCAACAGGAGGAACGTGAATTCCAATATGTTGCCACTGACTATTTAAATGATATGCAAACGTATTTGAAAAAAGACGATATCAATCATTTGAAAAAACTTATTACAACAAAGTCCTGGTGGGATTCTGTGGATGCTTTAGTGAAAAGAGTGGGCTATCTTCAAACACAGTATCCAGAGTTAAAAGAAACAATCATTGAATGGAGTGTATCAGATGATTTATGGTTGCGACGCGTAGCGATTGTTCATCAATTAAGTATGAAGGAAGCAACCGATACTCAATTACTGACTCGAACGATTATGAATAATTTAGGAAGCGACGAATTCTTTGTTAATAAAGCCATTGGTTGGGCATTACGTGATTATGCGCGAATAAATGAAGAATGGGTCAAGAATTTTCTTAGGCAGTATCAGACTGAACTAGCTCCTTTATCAATTCGAGAAGCATCAAAACATATAAATATGTAG
- a CDS encoding ABC transporter ATP-binding protein, whose protein sequence is MSDILKVNQLGLSFESEDQQQEVLNNISFSVEEGEIVGIIGESGSGKSMTARSITQLLPDNAIIHSDSEIEFKGHKLLDIKPKALRKILGEDIGMIFQDPLSSLNPTMTVGDQVVEVIRLHQRMSKKQAKARTVELMTSIGIKDADMRFSHYPHEFSGGMRQRIMIAIALAANPSLLIADEPTTALDVTIQAQILSLIKQLQKDLNLSVLLITHDFGVVAQICTRVIVMQEGKIVEQGPIDEIFANPQHPYTRLLLEAVPRIEEEKITQEKAQVQPLISVEQLEQVFDIGKGKQLKAVNQVNLDIYKGETLGLVGESGSGKSTLGRAILQLYKPTSGRIMFQGFDLHQLTKSEMLKVRKDMQIIFQDPYASLNPRMKIEDIIGEALDTHQLVKNAKERRARVEELLSLVELDPSFASRFPHEFSGGQRQRIGIARALAVEPDFIVADEPLSALDVSIQKQIIELLKKLQDKLGLTYLFIAHDLAVVKQISDRVAVMQQGQIVEVAETNELYSNPLHPYTQQLLQAVPSLDAQMKSKVIDSNPLKAWQPNKEVVTLKEVTSGHYVANY, encoded by the coding sequence ATGTCTGATATTTTAAAGGTCAACCAATTAGGGTTAAGTTTTGAGAGCGAAGACCAACAGCAAGAAGTATTAAATAATATCTCCTTTTCAGTAGAAGAAGGTGAAATTGTTGGAATTATAGGCGAGTCAGGTAGTGGGAAAAGTATGACGGCCCGTTCAATTACCCAACTATTACCCGATAATGCCATTATTCATTCTGATAGTGAGATTGAATTCAAAGGGCACAAACTCCTAGATATTAAACCAAAAGCCTTACGTAAAATATTGGGTGAAGATATTGGAATGATTTTCCAAGATCCATTAAGTTCATTGAACCCAACAATGACTGTTGGTGATCAAGTGGTTGAAGTGATTCGATTACATCAACGTATGAGTAAAAAACAAGCTAAGGCAAGAACAGTTGAATTGATGACCTCAATTGGAATTAAAGATGCTGATATGAGGTTTAGTCATTACCCGCATGAGTTCTCTGGGGGAATGCGTCAAAGAATTATGATTGCTATTGCCTTAGCAGCTAATCCAAGTTTACTTATTGCAGATGAGCCAACGACAGCATTAGATGTTACGATTCAAGCTCAAATTCTATCCCTTATAAAGCAATTACAAAAAGATTTAAACTTATCTGTCTTACTGATTACTCACGACTTTGGTGTGGTTGCTCAAATTTGTACACGAGTTATCGTCATGCAAGAAGGTAAAATTGTTGAACAAGGACCGATTGATGAGATATTTGCTAACCCTCAACATCCTTATACAAGATTACTACTTGAAGCTGTACCAAGAATTGAAGAAGAGAAAATCACTCAAGAAAAAGCGCAAGTTCAACCGCTAATCTCAGTAGAGCAACTAGAACAAGTCTTCGATATTGGCAAAGGGAAGCAGCTTAAAGCAGTTAATCAGGTTAATTTAGATATTTATAAAGGGGAAACCTTAGGACTTGTAGGTGAATCTGGTTCGGGAAAATCAACTTTAGGGCGCGCTATCCTTCAATTGTATAAACCAACGAGCGGACGTATTATGTTCCAAGGCTTTGATTTGCATCAATTGACTAAATCAGAGATGTTAAAAGTCCGAAAAGATATGCAGATTATCTTCCAAGACCCTTATGCTTCATTAAATCCTCGTATGAAGATTGAAGATATTATCGGAGAGGCACTCGACACGCATCAATTAGTGAAGAATGCGAAAGAACGTCGGGCGCGAGTTGAAGAATTGCTAAGTTTAGTTGAATTAGACCCAAGTTTTGCCTCACGTTTCCCCCATGAGTTCTCTGGTGGACAACGTCAACGTATAGGAATTGCACGTGCGTTAGCCGTTGAACCTGATTTTATTGTTGCGGATGAGCCTTTATCTGCCTTGGATGTTTCGATTCAAAAGCAAATTATTGAACTCTTAAAGAAACTGCAAGATAAACTAGGGTTAACGTATCTATTCATTGCTCATGATTTGGCAGTCGTGAAACAAATTAGTGACCGAGTAGCAGTCATGCAACAAGGACAAATTGTAGAAGTAGCAGAAACGAACGAATTATACTCGAATCCACTACACCCCTACACACAACAATTACTCCAAGCTGTTCCAAGCTTAGATGCACAGATGAAGTCGAAGGTGATAGACTCTAATCCGCTAAAAGCGTGGCAACCAAATAAAGAAGTTGTAACATTAAAAGAAGTCACTTCCGGACACTATGTAGCTAACTATTAA
- a CDS encoding ABC transporter permease has translation MEHIQQNSSLTKGWSLIYQQMQRQWTYKIALWVLGLPLHIIFFVIQLIRFTKYKSQPAAERISDDEKTVLRQKLIEEEQNKQAYFKQSVSAEQTEKRVNQRLNHYVQSLIIENNDMSERIHLSDIFADWTMTPVGFITSIILAWPMYILMIVYRMPILRYIVERLFLMVFVIFGVTWIVFTLLHFSPSDPAQNILGVQATPEQIQNFNVLHGLDDSYWVQLFRTLKGIVTFDLGFTYVGNELVVDALLRRFPITLQVTFFSLAISLAIAIPAGIYAAVKVNSLFDQFFMFLALIGLSIPTFWLGLIFILNFSIRNRWLPATFNPENPWSLLMPAVVLGTSLAASVARMTRASTLEVIHEDYLLTARSKGMSNWRIVWRHIIPNALIPVVTVVGLQFGGMLGGSAVTEQVFNINGVGSYIVEKQFVPDIPAVLGGVIYIAIIVSLVNLVVDLLYAILDPRIRTTLKN, from the coding sequence TTGGAACACATTCAACAAAATAGTTCCTTAACTAAAGGATGGTCTTTAATCTATCAACAAATGCAACGTCAATGGACTTATAAAATAGCTCTTTGGGTACTTGGTTTACCCTTACATATTATATTCTTCGTGATTCAACTCATACGCTTCACAAAATATAAATCTCAACCAGCCGCTGAACGAATCTCTGATGATGAAAAAACAGTGTTAAGACAGAAACTAATAGAAGAAGAACAAAATAAACAAGCCTACTTCAAGCAAAGTGTTAGCGCTGAACAGACCGAAAAACGAGTTAATCAACGGTTAAATCATTATGTTCAATCATTAATTATTGAAAACAATGATATGTCAGAGAGGATTCACCTTTCTGATATTTTCGCGGATTGGACTATGACACCTGTTGGGTTTATAACGAGTATTATTCTAGCTTGGCCCATGTATATTTTAATGATTGTCTATCGTATGCCAATCTTAAGGTACATTGTTGAAAGGTTATTCTTGATGGTCTTCGTTATCTTTGGTGTAACTTGGATTGTATTTACGTTATTGCATTTTTCACCATCAGACCCTGCTCAAAACATCTTAGGTGTACAAGCCACCCCTGAACAAATTCAGAATTTCAATGTACTTCATGGTTTAGATGATTCCTATTGGGTACAGCTCTTTAGAACGCTAAAAGGTATCGTTACATTTGATCTTGGATTTACTTATGTGGGGAATGAATTGGTGGTAGACGCATTGCTACGCCGTTTCCCTATTACACTGCAAGTCACTTTCTTCTCTCTAGCTATTTCTTTAGCTATAGCAATTCCTGCAGGTATTTATGCAGCAGTTAAAGTGAATTCATTATTTGATCAGTTCTTTATGTTTCTTGCATTAATTGGTTTATCCATTCCAACTTTCTGGTTAGGATTAATCTTTATTTTAAACTTTTCGATTCGTAACAGGTGGTTACCAGCAACATTTAATCCAGAGAACCCTTGGTCATTACTTATGCCAGCGGTGGTCTTAGGTACAAGTTTAGCTGCTTCTGTCGCGCGAATGACGCGGGCATCGACGTTGGAAGTTATTCATGAAGATTACTTATTAACTGCTCGGTCAAAAGGTATGTCTAATTGGCGTATCGTATGGCGTCATATTATTCCTAACGCTTTGATTCCTGTAGTGACTGTTGTTGGATTACAATTCGGTGGGATGTTAGGTGGTTCAGCCGTTACCGAACAAGTTTTCAATATTAATGGTGTCGGTAGTTATATTGTCGAAAAGCAATTTGTACCCGATATTCCAGCTGTCTTAGGCGGGGTCATCTATATAGCGATTATCGTTTCTTTAGTAAACTTAGTCGTTGACTTGCTTTATGCCATCCTTGATCCACGTATTCGAACAACCTTAAAAAATTAA